The nucleotide window AGTTACCCCTCCTGTTTTCATTTCAACTGCTTGAGTATACCAATCTCTTTTTCTAGAATCATAATCAGTTGTTTGAGGTGTTCTTTTAGTTCCATCTGACATCAAGAAATTTCCATTTTCTTCATATCCTACATATACAGCAACAAAATTACCAGATTTTGAAGCAAGTCTTAGTTTATCTTCAATATTTTTATTATCTATAGTAAGTTCATCAATGTCTTGGGGAAGTTCATCTGCAACAGCTTTTAGAATATTTATTCTAGATTGCAAATATCCTTCAATATAATTAGAACTCTGTTTTGAAATATCTATCTCTTTTTGTTTTAAGTTTTCAAATTGAATATTATATTCAGTAGTTAAACTATTTACACCTAAAATAACAAATGAAATTGTTATTGAAATCAATAATAAAACTAAAATCTTAGCTTTTATACTACTTTTTTTCATAATGCTCCTTAATCTTAAGTATTCATTTTGAAAATATATCATTTAAAAGTAGCAATTTGGAGTCTTTTTTGTATTTAGGAAAAATTAAGTAAAAAAAAAGGTCAAAGTTTAATACTTTGACCTTTTTTTATTAGAAGTTTTATAAAATCTGTAGTTTTATAAATTACCCTAAAAATGGATTTGCATATAATGCGATCATCGCAATAACTAATGCATAAATAACTTGTGCTTCGATCATCGCTAATGCAATGAACATAGTAGTCATTAATTTTCCACCTAAACCTGGGTTTCTAGCAGTACCAGCAATAGTCGCAGCAGCAGTGTTACCCATACCGATAGCACCACCAAGTGCAGCAAGACCAAGACCAATACCTGCAGCAACTACAGAGTAAGCTTTTAAAGTTTCGTTAGCAACTGCGCCATCAGCAGCAAATGCAGCACCAGCAATAGCTAGCATTAAAAGAACGATTTTTTTCATTCTAGATTCCTTATAATATATTTTTTTTCAAAGTCCGTTCGGATTGCGTAACCTTATCATAAAGATAAAGCGACCATAACATAAATGCCATGATTCTCCCTACTTATCACTTTGATTGGCAAGATTTTATCTCAATGAACTTTAAAGTTATATTATAAGAACAAATTTTTAATAAAAAAAATTAAAAAAAATAAAATAATAAAAAGTTCAATTTGATTGCAGTATAATATGGCTTTAATATAAAAGGAAATAAATATGAAGAAACTCTTTTTTTCTCTTACTCTTATTATAGTTTTAATAATAGCTACAATATATGGAGTATTATTTACAAGTCCTGGTAACTCTTTAGTTGCTTCAATTATCGAAAATAAGGTAAATGAAGGACAAAAAAATGTAAATCTAAAAGTAAATAACTTTGTTTTAACACTAGATAAAATTGTGTTTAAAGCAACTATTGATGATAATTCTGAAATAAATGTTTTTGGTGCATTAAATCTTTTTTCAAAAACAATAAATGTAAATTATAATATAAATATAAATGATCTTTCAAAACTTCAAAATATTACAAAACAAAAATTAAATGGTTCTTTTTCTACAAAAGGTATAGTAAGAGGAAATGAGTCTCTTGCTGAAATTATAGGTCAAAGTTTAATAGCTTCTGGTAAAACAGAGTATGACGTAAAACTTGAAGATTTTAAACCTAAAAAAATCTTAGTAGAGATGACAAATATAAATATTGAAAAATTATTATATATGCTAAATCAACCAAAATATGCAACAGGTATTTTAAATGTAGATGCTGCAATTAAAAATGCAGATATAAACAATTTAGATGGAATGATAAATACTTCTATTAAAAAGGGTGTTCTAAATACTTTAGCTATTCAAGCAAAAAATAATAAAAAGAGTTTTGAACCTATACTTTTTAATGTAAATACACATACTCAACTTTCAAGTGAAGTAGCTTCTTCCCAAGTTGCTTTTGATAGTTCAGTTGCAAGTTTAGATATCAAAAAAGCTGATTATAATCTAAAAGAGAATTCTTTAGTAAGTGATTATAAACTATTTGTTAAAAGTTTATCAAAGTTAGAACCTTTAATTAATCAAAGATTAAATGGTAACTTTACTGCTATTGGTGATGTTAAGTTTGAAAATAATAATTTAGACTTATCAGGTACTACTGATATTTTTAAATCAAATACTACATATAAAGTAACTACAAAAAACAATAAACCCAAAAGTGTTATCCTGAATATGAACGATGCCCAACTAGCATATGTTTTAAATTTAGTAGATCAACCAAAATTTGCAACTGGTCTTTTAAGTATTGATGCAAATATCAAAAATGCTGACTTAAATAATTTAGATGGAAAAGTTATTACAAAAGTAGTAAATGGTTTAGTAAATAATAGTATTGTTAATAAAGAGTTTGAACAAAAATTAAAAGATAAAATAGATTTTAATGCAGTAATTGATACTTCATTAAATGAAAATTTAGCAAGTTCTATTATTGATGTAAATAGTTCTTTAGCAAATATTGATATGAAAGAAGCAGTTTATAATTTAAAAGATTTAGTGTTTACAAGTGATTATTTATTAACTGTTTCTGACCTTAGAAAACTAGAAGATGTAACTGCTCAAAAGATGAGAGGTAGTGTATCTTTAAATGGGAATATAAGACAAGCTAAAGATGAATTAAAAGTAGATGGTCAATCAAAACTGTTTGGAGGAGATATTAACTTTAATCTAGTAAATGATAACTTTACAGCTAAAATAGATGGAGTGGAAATTAAAGATCTAACTCATATGCTTTATTATCCTGAAATTTTTACTTCTAAATCAAATATTGATCTAAATTATAATACAACTTCAAAAATTGGTAATATCAAAGGAAGTTTAATAAACGGACAATTTATTCAAAATGAATTCTCAAATATTATTAATACTTTTGCAAAGTTTGATATTACAAAAGAGATTTACAAAACAGTAGATATTGATAGTAAAATAAATAAAGACATAATTAATACTATTGTAAATATGGAAAGTAAATATACAACGATAAAAGTTCCAAATAGTACCTTAAATACAAAAACAAATACAATTAATGCAATAGTAAAAACAAAAATCAAAAAATATGATTTTGATACAAAAGTTACAGGAAATTTAGCTAATCCTAAAGTTCGTGTAGATACAAGTAAGTTTGTAAAAGATAAAATAAAAAATAAAATAAAAGAAAAACTAGAAGAAAAGTTAAAAGACTCTATTTTAAAAGATCTTTTAAACAAAGCTCCAATTCAAGAAGAACAAATAAAAAAACCAGCTTCAAATGAAGAAATAGCAAGAGCTTTTAAAGAGATGTTTGGTCAAAACTAAAGTTATTTCATCTGTTTTGTAAGTGGTAGGGAAACCCCTACCCAAGAAGCCACTCCTCCTCTGTACCAAAGAATTTTTTCCTTTGGAAATCCTATTTTTATAAGTGTTTTTATAGCCCTTGGTGATTGGGCACACCATGAACCATTACAAAAAAATAGTGCAGTTTTTGCTTTAGTAAAGTCATATTTATTTTTGTCAACTATTTTTACTCCTAAAAGTTCATAGGCTCTTTCATATTCTATCTCAAAATCTTCATCATAAACTAACTCATCATATGGAATATTTACTGCACTAGGAATTGTTCCTTTATCAAACCAATCTTTTGTTCTACTATCTACTAATATATAATTTTTAGGGTCTTTATTGGATTTATTTTCAATAAATTCTAATACTTCTAGTTCTGCAAATGTTTTTATATCTTTATGTATTTGAAGTGGTTGAATAGTTCCTTTTGTTGTAATAAAAGTCTTTTTACACTTTTTATGAACTTTTGAAGAAGCTAAGTTTTCACTTTGAAAAGTTTCCACATTTACTGCTAGATTTAAACACTCTTTGTAAGATTGTCTTTCAATTATATAGTTTTCTTTTTTACCATTTGAGTAAGTATGCTCTACTTTTACACCTTTAAGAGGTAACATTATAGGGTTTATTGCATAAGAATGAATAAAAAAGAAAAATATAAAAATAAGTTTTTGCATAAAGAACTCCTAAATTTATTTTATAGTAAGCTATGGTTTTAATAATATCTATTTTTGATTTAAAGAAATAATTATACAAGGATAAAGTATGTTTAAAAGAGTATTAGTAACTGGTGGAAATAAAGGAATAGGAATAAAAGTTGTTGAAAAGTTTTTAGAACTTGATTATGAAATTATTACAATAGCTAGAAGTTATGATAATTTTCCATATAAAGATAATGAAAAAGTAAAAACTATAGAGTACGATTTATCTGATGTTGATGGTTTAGTTACTTTAGCTAAAGAAGTAGGGGACATTGATATTCTAATAAACAATGCAGGATATATGCAACCAAAATATACTTATAATAACTATCCAAAAGAAGCAAAAGAACATATTATGAATGTTGATTTACATGCTCCTGTTGAGCTTATGAATCTATTTAGTGAAGGTATGAAGAAAAAAGGTTATGGAAGAATTGTAAATACAGCTTCAATTGCAGGACAAATAGGTCATCCTGATGTTTGGTATGGTATTGCAAAAGCAGGGCTTATAAATGCTACAAAAATTTATGCAAAGCTTTTAGGAAGTGATGGTATCACTGTAAATTGTGTTGCTCCAAGTGCTGCTGAAACTGATATGCAAAAAGATAATGATGAAGCAAGAAAAGCTGCTTTTAAAGCTGCTGTTGTAACAAATAGATTTGCCGAACCAGAAGAAGTAGCTGCTGCAATTTTTTGGTTAGCAACAGATTGTCCAGAGTACATAAATGGAATAACAATTGACATAAACAATTGCTTTTATCCAAGATAGGTTTTAAACCTATCTTGGGAAATTAGATTTTTTCAACTTTTGCATTTACTCCAATAACTTTATATTTAAAGCCATATCCATAATCTACATCTGTATTAATAGTTCCTGTAACTTTTATTTTGTCACCTTTTTTTACTTTTTCATCTTCATTTGTTGACCTAAAGATAATTGCATTATCATTGTTTTGGATTTTGATCCAAGTATTTCCCATAACTTTATTTGATACTTGAATTACTTCTCCTTGAACTATTACGTTTTTATTTTTAAACTTTTGTGCATTTTTATAAATAGTTGAAATATCAGTTTTAATAGCTTTTTCTTTTGAAATAGTAATATTATTAAACTTTGGATTAGGCTTTTTTGATGCTTGACCATGAATTCCATGTACATTATCAACTCCATGAATAGCTTTTTTTTGACCTTCAATTTCACCAAAAAGAACTTTATCAAAAGTTTTATCTAAAGTCTTACTTTTAAAATTTGTCATCCATGTTGACTCTTTAAGTGTTACTTTATCTCCAACTTTTACATTAGTTTTTGGTATTGCTGCCCAAATCTCTTCATTTTGTTTTTTTAATTTAATATAGATGTATGCTCCAGAGTTTTGTAACTCTAGAATCTCACCCTTGTGTAGTTTTCCTGCTGCAAATAAACTACTTCCTAATAAAAGTAATCCAATACATATTTGAGATATTATTTTCATCATTTTGTCCTTTAACTGAATAGTTATTCATATAATTTTATCACTATTTATTTATAAAAAAATTGATATTAATCAAAATAGTTAATTTGTTGACAATTAATATATAATAAAAATAATATTAAGTACAATTTATAAATAGGGGTTATAATGAATATAAAAAAAATAATTGCTTTTGTTTTTCTATCAATTTTTATAATAGGATGTGGTGAAAAAAAAGAAGAACAGCTAGAAGAGAAATTTCCTAAAGTTGTCAAAATATATAATCTTGAAGAAGCTGGAAGTTATAAAATTAGTTTTGAGTATCCTGCACAAATAGAGGCATTTCAAGATTCAACATTAGCCTTTGAATTATCAGGAAAAATAGTTGAATTCAATTATAAAGAAGGACAAAAAGTAAAAAAAGGTTCTTTAATAGCCAAACTAGATGATGAGATATATATAGCAGATTATAATAGAGCTAAAGCAAATTATACTCAAGCTTTACATGATTATAAAAGATATAAAAAACTTTTTTCTTCTAGATCAGTTGCAAAAGTAGAACTTGAAAAGCAAAAACAAAATCTTGATATAAATAAAGCCGCCTTCCAGATTGCAAAAAAAAATCTTGAAGAGACAAAACTAATTGCAGAGTTTGATGGAGTATTAGCAAAAAAACTAATTGATGATTATGAAAGAGTTACCGCCAAACAACCAATAGCAAGACTGCAAGATAATTCATTTTACAAAGTAAACTTTTTTGTTCCAGAAACAGATATTTTAAAACTTGATGGGGAACTAACTTTAGAATTTATATCTACAGTTGTAGATTTTTATGTTTATCTTCCAAATATTGATAAAAAGATAGATGCAAAACTAATTGATATTTCAACAACTGCTGAAGAAGTAACAAGAACTTATGAAGCAAGTTTACAAATAACGCCACCAAAAAATTTAACTATACTTCCAGGAATGACTGCAAAGGTAAGAGTTATTGCTAAAAATAAGGGTAAAAACTCTATGTATATTCCATATAAAGCCATTTTTACAGATGATTCAAACTTTTCTTATGTTTGGAAAATAGACAAAAACAATAGAGTTCAAAAGGTAAAAGTTGAACTTGGTAAATTACACGATGATTCTGTTGAAATTTTAAATGGACTTGAAAATGTTTCAAAAATTGTTCTTTCTGGAATTAGATTTTTAAATGAAAATGATGAAGTAAAAGAGTATGAAAAAGTAGGCGAATAAAATGGATATTGCAAAATTTAGTATAAAAAACAAACTTTTTATTTATATTCTTACAATTTTAAGTGTTGCATATGGACTTATTGTATATGAAAAAATGGGAAAACTTCAAGACCCTGAATATACAATTAAAGATGCAATTATTGTAACAAACTACCCAGGAGCAACAGCACTAGAAGTAGAAAAAGAAGTTTCTAATATATTAGAAGAAGCAATACAAAAACTTTCTTACGTAAAAAAGATAGTTACTAAGAATAGTAGTGGACAATCTTTAATTATTGTTAGTATGAAAGATAAATATAATTCAAAACATCTTCCTCAGATTTGGGATGAACTTAGAAAAAAAATTCGTCAAGCTAGTTTGCAATTACCTCCAAGAGTTGAAAAACCATATATAAATGATGATTTTGGTGATGTATATGGAATTCTTTTTGCTGTGTATGGAGATGAATACTCTTATGATGAATTAAGAGATTATGTTGACTTTTTAAAAAAAGAGTTGATTTTAATTGAAGGTGTTGGAAAAGTTGATACCTTTGGAGAACAACAAAGAGCTTTAATCGTTGAAATAAAAAATGAAAAACTTGCAAAACTTGGTATTACTAAAGAGCAAATTGTCCAAGAACTTTATTTAAAAAATCTTGTTCCTTATTTTGGTAGAGTAAATGTAGGAAGTGAATTTTTAAGAGTAGAAGCAAATGGTTTTGAATCTATTAAAGAGCTTGAAAATATTGTAATAAAAAGTACTCAAGGCAAATCTCAGATTCTTTTAAAAGATATAGCTTTGATAAAAGATTCCTATAAAGAACCAAGCTCTGAAATTTTGTATTATGATGGTCATAAATCAACTGCAATAGGAATTTCAACAACAAATGGTGGAAATGTTGTTGCCATGAGTAAACTTGTAAATGAAAAGTTAAAAGAGCTTGAAAGTAAAAAACCATTAGGTATAAAGCTTGGAGTGATTTCTGAACAAGGTGCTGATGTTGAAAAAGCTATTAACTCTTTTATTTTAAATTTAATTGAAGCAGTTGCTATTGTAATTA belongs to Arcobacter sp. CECT 8983 and includes:
- a CDS encoding rhodanese-like domain-containing protein, with product MQKLIFIFFFFIHSYAINPIMLPLKGVKVEHTYSNGKKENYIIERQSYKECLNLAVNVETFQSENLASSKVHKKCKKTFITTKGTIQPLQIHKDIKTFAELEVLEFIENKSNKDPKNYILVDSRTKDWFDKGTIPSAVNIPYDELVYDEDFEIEYERAYELLGVKIVDKNKYDFTKAKTALFFCNGSWCAQSPRAIKTLIKIGFPKEKILWYRGGVASWVGVSLPLTKQMK
- a CDS encoding SDR family NAD(P)-dependent oxidoreductase, with translation MFKRVLVTGGNKGIGIKVVEKFLELDYEIITIARSYDNFPYKDNEKVKTIEYDLSDVDGLVTLAKEVGDIDILINNAGYMQPKYTYNNYPKEAKEHIMNVDLHAPVELMNLFSEGMKKKGYGRIVNTASIAGQIGHPDVWYGIAKAGLINATKIYAKLLGSDGITVNCVAPSAAETDMQKDNDEARKAAFKAAVVTNRFAEPEEVAAAIFWLATDCPEYINGITIDINNCFYPR
- a CDS encoding efflux RND transporter periplasmic adaptor subunit, producing MNIKKIIAFVFLSIFIIGCGEKKEEQLEEKFPKVVKIYNLEEAGSYKISFEYPAQIEAFQDSTLAFELSGKIVEFNYKEGQKVKKGSLIAKLDDEIYIADYNRAKANYTQALHDYKRYKKLFSSRSVAKVELEKQKQNLDINKAAFQIAKKNLEETKLIAEFDGVLAKKLIDDYERVTAKQPIARLQDNSFYKVNFFVPETDILKLDGELTLEFISTVVDFYVYLPNIDKKIDAKLIDISTTAEEVTRTYEASLQITPPKNLTILPGMTAKVRVIAKNKGKNSMYIPYKAIFTDDSNFSYVWKIDKNNRVQKVKVELGKLHDDSVEILNGLENVSKIVLSGIRFLNENDEVKEYEKVGE
- a CDS encoding F0F1 ATP synthase subunit C → MKKIVLLMLAIAGAAFAADGAVANETLKAYSVVAAGIGLGLAALGGAIGMGNTAAATIAGTARNPGLGGKLMTTMFIALAMIEAQVIYALVIAMIALYANPFLG